The Limnothrix sp. FACHB-406 nucleotide sequence TGGGTGTGGAAACCGGCGGTTGCCCCCACACGGCCATCCGAGAAGATGCTTCCATCAACCTGGTGGCGATCGAGCAATTAGAGGCTAAATTTGCGCAGGGCGATCGCCCTATTCAAATCACCTTTGTTGAAAGTGGGGGAGATAACTTGGCCGCCACTTTCAGCCCGGAGTTAGTTGATTTAACGATTTACGTGATTGATGTGGCAGCCGGTGACAAAATTCCTCGCAAAGGGGGGCCAGGGATCACTAAATCTGATCTCTTGGTGATTAATAAAATCGATTTGGCTCCCCATGTGGGTGCTGATTTAGCGGTCATGGAACGGGATGCCCAGAAAATGCGAGGCGATCGCCCTTTTCTGTTCAGCAATCTAAAAACGGGCCATGGTTTGCCAGAGATTATTGGCTTTATTGAACAGCAATTGCCCCCAGTTTCCTAGGGAATGTTTGAACAACCAAAGCCCATCAAGAGCCTATCAATTGCCTGATTTTACTTCACGATGAATCAGCGGGTTAATCCGTGGGTTCCTTATGAATCAATGGGCAAACGAATCAAAAACTCAGTTCCCTGATTGAGTTGGGATTGCACATCGATCGACCCGCCATGTTTGGTCACCACAATTTCTTGGGCGATCGATAGGCCAATGCCCGTGCCTTGGTTCACTCCCTTGGTCGTAAAGAGGTGATCAAAAACCCGA carries:
- the ureG gene encoding urease accessory protein UreG translates to MTSQLRIGVAGPVGSGKTALVDALCKKLRDQYSLAVVTNDIYTQEDAQFLVRSAALSPDRIVGVETGGCPHTAIREDASINLVAIEQLEAKFAQGDRPIQITFVESGGDNLAATFSPELVDLTIYVIDVAAGDKIPRKGGPGITKSDLLVINKIDLAPHVGADLAVMERDAQKMRGDRPFLFSNLKTGHGLPEIIGFIEQQLPPVS